One window from the genome of Actinoplanes teichomyceticus ATCC 31121 encodes:
- a CDS encoding ABC transporter permease gives MISSAYVLEYHLVNYRRTWRSSALSTLVLPLLTMLGFGLGVGGYVRTGVDGTAYLDWIVPGLIASTAAQTALGEATWPVMSCFEWMRVYFAQAAAPLRVADILGGHLAFMLFRVLLTVTAFLLVAAMFGTLRSGWALLVPAVSVLVGTAVAAPVVAYTASVRSDSYLAVLFRFAVLPMSLFSGVFFPIESLPAVLRWVAYALPLWHGVDLTRAATLGVDPGVAGLWHVLYLLAWCVAGWFLAHRRFERRLVI, from the coding sequence ATGATCTCCTCGGCGTACGTACTGGAGTACCACCTCGTCAACTACCGCCGCACGTGGCGTTCCAGTGCCCTGTCCACGCTGGTGCTGCCGCTGCTGACGATGCTCGGCTTCGGGCTCGGCGTGGGCGGCTATGTGCGGACCGGGGTGGACGGCACGGCATACCTGGACTGGATCGTGCCGGGCCTGATCGCCTCCACCGCCGCGCAGACCGCGCTCGGCGAGGCCACCTGGCCGGTGATGAGCTGCTTCGAGTGGATGAGGGTGTATTTCGCGCAGGCGGCCGCGCCGCTGCGGGTGGCCGACATCCTCGGCGGTCATCTGGCCTTCATGCTGTTCCGGGTGCTGCTGACGGTCACGGCGTTCCTGCTGGTGGCCGCCATGTTCGGCACGCTGCGCTCGGGTTGGGCGCTGCTGGTGCCGGCGGTGTCCGTGCTGGTCGGCACGGCCGTGGCGGCGCCGGTGGTGGCGTACACCGCGAGCGTGCGCAGCGACAGCTACCTGGCCGTGCTGTTCCGGTTCGCGGTGCTGCCGATGTCGCTGTTCTCCGGGGTGTTCTTCCCGATCGAGTCGCTGCCGGCCGTGCTGCGCTGGGTGGCGTACGCGTTGCCGCTCTGGCACGGCGTGGACCTGACCCGCGCCGCCACGCTGGGGGTCGACCCCGGCGTGGCCGGGCTGTGGCACGTGCTCTACCTGCTCGCCTGGTGTGTGGCCGGCTGGTTCCTGGCGCACCGGCGGTTCGAGCGGCGGCTGGTGATCTGA
- a CDS encoding ABC transporter permease, with translation MPKLVSFEGSAGRSVRVTERNVTALKSAYWLVMIGGLLEPVLYLFSIGVGVGALIGDIELPGGRLVSYTEFVAPAMLAASAMSGALAETTFNFFGKMKFMRLYDGMLATPIQPFEIAIGELIWAMARGSIYSVAFLAVMVAMDLTTPLRALVAFPATVLVGFAFGALGMTVATLIRSWQDFDLIGAGQFALFLFSGTFVPATAYPAALRWLVEASPLYRSVDLVRGISLGSLGWIQVVDVLFLLAMLMVGLSVSGQRMGRLLCR, from the coding sequence ATGCCGAAGCTCGTGTCCTTCGAGGGCAGCGCCGGCCGGTCCGTGCGGGTCACCGAGCGCAACGTCACCGCGCTGAAGTCGGCGTACTGGCTGGTGATGATCGGTGGCCTGCTGGAGCCGGTGCTCTACCTGTTCTCGATCGGGGTGGGTGTGGGCGCCCTGATCGGCGACATCGAGCTGCCCGGCGGCCGGCTGGTCAGTTACACCGAGTTCGTCGCCCCGGCGATGCTGGCCGCCTCGGCGATGAGCGGCGCGCTGGCCGAGACCACCTTCAACTTCTTCGGGAAGATGAAGTTCATGCGGCTGTACGACGGGATGCTGGCCACGCCGATCCAGCCGTTCGAGATCGCGATCGGGGAGCTGATCTGGGCGATGGCCCGGGGCAGCATCTACTCGGTGGCGTTCCTGGCGGTGATGGTGGCGATGGACCTGACCACGCCGCTGCGGGCGCTGGTCGCGTTCCCGGCCACGGTGCTGGTCGGCTTCGCGTTCGGGGCGCTCGGCATGACGGTGGCCACGCTGATCCGCAGCTGGCAGGACTTCGACCTGATCGGCGCCGGGCAGTTCGCGCTGTTCCTGTTCTCCGGCACGTTCGTGCCCGCGACGGCGTACCCGGCGGCACTGCGCTGGCTGGTCGAGGCGTCCCCGCTGTACCGGTCGGTGGACCTGGTCCGCGGGATCAGCCTGGGTTCGCTGGGCTGGATCCAGGTGGTGGACGTGCTGTTCCTGCTGGCGATGCTCATGGTGGGGCTGTCCGTTTCCGGTCAGCGGATGGGCCGGCTGCTCTGCAGGTGA
- a CDS encoding YihY/virulence factor BrkB family protein produces MRLRDRPEGHHHSADQPGGAPGTSPAPTGDAADARRRGGEDFDLAAASTTEVGRTPSADELDAPGPDAGPDHPAQLRAKGLFAALKRTFKQFSEDNVSDWAAALTYYGVLSIFPGALVIVSVLGMLGDAGQRTVTDAVGQIAPSGALRDMVNTVLDQVQGTGSAGLAAIFGLLVAFWSASGYIAAFMRASNAIYDVPEGRPIWKTLPIRIGVTAVVGLMLIASAAIVVFTGDLARVVGEHLGLGQAAVTTWNIAKWPVLVALVSLMFAILYWASPNARTGGFRWISWGGVFAVLVWMAASAGFAIYLANFANYNKTYGTLGGVIAFLVWLWISNMAIMLGAELDAELERGRAIAAGHPADEEPFLELRDTRKLKKGSEHGLSQG; encoded by the coding sequence ATGAGACTGCGTGACCGCCCGGAAGGGCACCATCACTCCGCCGACCAGCCGGGCGGCGCACCCGGCACCTCACCGGCGCCCACCGGCGACGCCGCGGACGCCCGCCGGCGCGGCGGCGAGGACTTCGATCTGGCCGCGGCCAGCACGACCGAGGTCGGCCGGACCCCGAGCGCCGACGAGCTCGACGCGCCGGGCCCGGACGCCGGCCCGGACCATCCGGCCCAACTGCGGGCCAAGGGCCTGTTCGCCGCGCTGAAACGGACGTTCAAGCAGTTCTCCGAGGACAACGTCTCGGACTGGGCGGCCGCGCTGACCTACTACGGCGTCCTGTCCATCTTCCCGGGCGCCTTGGTGATCGTCTCGGTGCTCGGCATGCTCGGCGACGCCGGCCAGCGCACGGTCACCGACGCGGTCGGCCAGATCGCCCCCAGCGGCGCGCTGCGGGACATGGTGAACACGGTGCTCGACCAGGTGCAGGGCACCGGCAGCGCCGGACTGGCCGCGATCTTCGGTCTGCTCGTCGCGTTCTGGTCGGCGTCCGGCTACATCGCCGCCTTCATGCGCGCCTCGAACGCCATCTACGACGTGCCGGAGGGCCGGCCGATCTGGAAGACCCTGCCGATCCGGATCGGCGTCACCGCGGTGGTCGGGCTGATGCTGATCGCCTCGGCGGCCATCGTGGTGTTCACCGGCGACCTGGCCCGGGTGGTCGGCGAGCACCTCGGACTGGGCCAGGCGGCGGTGACCACCTGGAACATCGCCAAGTGGCCGGTGCTGGTGGCGCTGGTCAGCCTGATGTTCGCGATCCTCTACTGGGCCTCGCCGAACGCCCGGACCGGCGGCTTCCGCTGGATCAGCTGGGGTGGCGTCTTCGCGGTGCTGGTCTGGATGGCCGCGTCCGCCGGGTTCGCGATCTACCTGGCGAACTTCGCGAACTACAACAAGACGTACGGCACGCTCGGCGGCGTCATCGCGTTCCTGGTCTGGCTGTGGATCTCCAATATGGCCATCATGCTCGGCGCGGAGCTGGACGCCGAGCTGGAACGCGGTCGCGCCATCGCGGCCGGCCACCCGGCCGACGAGGAGCCGTTCCTGGAACTGCGCGACACCCGCAAGCTCAAGAAGGGCTCCGAGCACGGCTTGAGCCAGGGTTGA
- a CDS encoding TIM barrel protein, with amino-acid sequence MRLRHPSGRAVHLTCGVSLTDARTPAETLAAVDAAAAGLRAALAAHGAHRGRLRVTLRLPHPLAAALAADGRARTRLRADLDARGLEVVTVSGGPDAEDGGPPPLPDWSEPVRLQHTLDLARILVDLLPDEEVRGAVSTCGLGRREDWDEAHERAGARHLARLSAGLADLAWRVGRAVRAGFRPEPGYVLDSPEQTVAALARVDKDRLGICLDLGRVVRDWPAPQDGVDRLTDAGLSVITARITDPALAWQPVLRHLLAADTARTEYIEVDAEGPAGVDPAYVLGELTALGLVPEPEPCTAP; translated from the coding sequence ATGCGGCTGCGACATCCCTCCGGCCGCGCCGTGCATCTCACCTGCGGCGTCAGCCTAACCGACGCGCGGACCCCGGCCGAGACCCTCGCGGCCGTCGATGCCGCAGCCGCCGGGCTGCGAGCCGCCCTGGCCGCGCACGGGGCGCACCGGGGACGGCTGCGGGTCACACTCCGCCTGCCGCACCCCCTCGCCGCCGCCCTCGCCGCCGACGGGCGTGCCCGTACCCGGCTTCGTGCCGACCTCGACGCCCGCGGCCTCGAGGTCGTCACGGTGAGCGGCGGGCCCGACGCCGAGGACGGCGGCCCGCCCCCGCTGCCCGACTGGAGCGAGCCGGTCCGCCTGCAGCACACCCTCGACCTGGCCCGCATCCTGGTCGACCTGCTGCCGGACGAGGAGGTCCGGGGCGCGGTCAGCACCTGCGGCCTGGGCCGCCGAGAGGACTGGGACGAGGCCCACGAGCGCGCCGGGGCCCGGCATCTGGCCCGGCTCTCCGCCGGCCTCGCCGACCTGGCCTGGCGGGTCGGCCGCGCGGTCCGCGCCGGATTCCGGCCCGAGCCCGGGTACGTCCTGGACAGCCCCGAGCAGACCGTCGCCGCGCTGGCCCGGGTGGACAAGGACCGGCTCGGCATCTGCCTGGACCTGGGGCGCGTGGTGCGCGACTGGCCCGCCCCGCAAGACGGCGTCGACCGGTTGACCGACGCCGGCCTCTCGGTGATCACGGCACGGATCACCGACCCGGCGCTCGCGTGGCAGCCGGTGCTGCGGCACCTGCTCGCCGCGGACACCGCCCGCACCGAGTACATCGAGGTGGACGCCGAAGGGCCGGCCGGGGTCGACCCGGCGTACGTGCTCGGCGAGCTGACCGCCCTCGGCCTGGTGCCCGAACCCGAACCCTGCACCGCGCCCTGA
- a CDS encoding NAD(P)/FAD-dependent oxidoreductase: MSQPVAVDVVIVGGGLAGLSAARRLDRAGVEWLLVEGSDRLGGRVATEVLDGWRMDRGFQVLNTAYPRLPALVDVDALEMRYFTSGVLVRRGGGLHRLENPLREPLATPQTLMSGIGSLTDRLKFAALATRCATTAPEKLLAAPETTTQEMLRKAGLSHRIIEEALRPFFSGVFADRSLETSSHVTAMVLRSFARGRIGVPAAGMAALPAAVAGPLPFPQLLIGARTLSIGPGIVVTEGGEIRCRAVIVATDPVSAVGLLPQLPKPDMHGLTTFYFGADHAPIDEPILLLDGDRREIIANTVVLSNAAPEYAPGGRSLIAASVVGVSAPSSASEAVIRVELARMYGEPTDDWDLLNVISIPNALPAAPVPQARLRKPVALGDGLFVAGDHRDSPSIQGAMAGGWRTAGAVLASLGARAAV, from the coding sequence ATGTCGCAGCCGGTTGCCGTGGACGTCGTCATCGTCGGCGGCGGGCTCGCCGGCCTGTCCGCCGCCCGCCGACTGGACCGCGCCGGTGTGGAGTGGCTGCTCGTCGAGGGTTCCGACCGGCTCGGCGGACGCGTGGCGACCGAGGTGCTCGACGGCTGGCGGATGGATCGCGGCTTCCAGGTGCTGAACACCGCCTACCCCCGGTTGCCCGCCCTGGTCGACGTGGACGCGCTGGAAATGCGGTATTTCACGTCGGGCGTGCTGGTGCGCCGCGGCGGTGGCCTGCACCGGCTGGAGAACCCGCTGCGCGAGCCGCTCGCCACCCCGCAGACCCTGATGTCCGGGATCGGCTCGCTCACCGACCGCCTCAAATTCGCCGCGCTGGCCACCCGGTGCGCCACCACGGCTCCGGAGAAACTGCTGGCCGCGCCGGAGACCACCACCCAGGAGATGCTCCGCAAGGCGGGCCTGTCGCACCGGATCATCGAGGAGGCGCTGCGACCGTTCTTCTCCGGCGTCTTCGCCGACCGGTCGCTGGAAACCTCCAGCCACGTCACCGCGATGGTGCTGCGCTCGTTCGCCCGCGGCCGGATCGGGGTGCCGGCCGCCGGGATGGCCGCGCTGCCCGCCGCGGTGGCGGGGCCGCTGCCGTTTCCGCAGCTGCTGATCGGCGCCCGCACCCTGAGCATCGGCCCCGGCATCGTGGTCACCGAGGGCGGCGAGATCCGCTGCCGCGCGGTGATCGTCGCCACCGACCCGGTGAGCGCCGTCGGCCTGCTCCCGCAGCTGCCGAAACCCGACATGCACGGCCTGACCACGTTCTACTTCGGCGCCGACCACGCGCCGATCGACGAGCCGATCCTGCTGCTCGACGGCGACCGGCGGGAGATCATCGCCAACACCGTGGTGCTCAGCAACGCCGCCCCGGAGTACGCCCCCGGCGGCCGCAGCCTGATCGCCGCATCCGTGGTCGGCGTGTCCGCCCCGTCCAGCGCCTCCGAAGCGGTGATCCGCGTCGAGCTGGCCCGGATGTACGGCGAGCCGACCGACGACTGGGACCTGCTCAACGTGATCAGCATCCCGAACGCGCTGCCCGCGGCCCCGGTCCCGCAGGCCCGGCTGCGCAAACCGGTCGCCCTCGGCGACGGCCTGTTCGTCGCCGGCGACCACCGCGACAGCCCCTCCATCCAGGGCGCGATGGCCGGTGGCTGGCGCACCGCCGGAGCCGTCCTGGCGTCCCTCGGCGCCCGGGCCGCAGTCTGA
- a CDS encoding tyrosine-type recombinase/integrase, whose translation MSGRKANGRSSIFLGKDGRWHGYVTMGVKDNGKTDRRHVQAATEKAVTAKVVALEKKRDAGSVMTVGKVPTVAEWLTYWLENIAEQKVRPSTLQGYHSKVTTHLIPGLGEHRLDRLQPEHLERFYAACSRKGLAPATILQMHRILSRALKVAMQRERIARNVCTLVDAPSVSREEVQPLSGEDARAILDVARGRRNAARWSVALALGLRQGEALGLMWDYVDLDAGTLRVRWQLQRLAGRGLVLVEPKSRAGRRTIALPAQLVDALREHRSMQDAERETAGELWDDAVPTIGGQQLRGLVFAQVNGRPLDPRRDWQDWKDLLAAAGVRDARLHDARHTSASLLLAEGVPARVVMELLGHSQISLTLGTYSHVAPEVSRVAADRIGGRLWD comes from the coding sequence ATGAGCGGACGGAAGGCTAACGGCCGCAGCTCGATCTTCCTGGGCAAAGATGGCCGCTGGCACGGATACGTGACGATGGGCGTCAAGGACAACGGCAAGACCGACCGGCGCCACGTCCAGGCCGCGACAGAGAAGGCCGTCACGGCAAAGGTGGTCGCGCTGGAGAAGAAGCGCGATGCGGGCAGCGTCATGACGGTCGGCAAGGTCCCGACGGTCGCCGAGTGGCTGACGTACTGGCTGGAGAACATCGCCGAGCAGAAGGTGCGCCCCTCTACGCTGCAGGGCTACCACTCCAAGGTCACCACGCACCTCATCCCGGGACTTGGTGAGCATCGGCTCGACCGCCTGCAGCCCGAGCACTTGGAGCGGTTCTACGCCGCCTGCTCACGCAAGGGCCTCGCGCCGGCGACCATCCTGCAGATGCACCGCATCCTGAGCCGGGCGCTGAAGGTCGCCATGCAGCGGGAGCGGATCGCGCGGAACGTGTGCACGCTTGTCGACGCGCCGAGCGTGAGCCGCGAAGAGGTGCAGCCGCTGTCGGGCGAGGACGCTCGGGCGATCCTGGACGTTGCTCGCGGCCGTCGGAACGCTGCTCGCTGGTCCGTCGCACTCGCTCTCGGTCTACGGCAAGGGGAGGCGCTCGGCCTCATGTGGGATTACGTCGACCTTGACGCTGGCACGTTGCGCGTGCGGTGGCAGTTGCAGCGCCTGGCAGGCCGCGGCCTCGTGCTGGTCGAGCCGAAGTCTCGGGCAGGGCGGCGGACGATAGCGCTACCGGCACAGCTCGTCGACGCGCTGCGGGAGCACCGGTCTATGCAGGACGCCGAGCGAGAGACTGCTGGAGAGCTGTGGGATGACGCGGTACCCACCATCGGCGGGCAGCAGCTGCGCGGCCTGGTCTTCGCTCAGGTCAACGGTCGACCGCTCGACCCGCGGCGGGATTGGCAGGACTGGAAGGACCTGCTGGCCGCGGCTGGCGTCCGCGACGCGCGGCTTCACGATGCCCGGCACACCTCGGCGAGCCTCCTACTGGCCGAGGGTGTACCTGCCCGCGTGGTCATGGAGCTCCTCGGCCACTCGCAGATCTCCCTCACGCTCGGTACGTACTCGCACGTCGCGCCGGAGGTCTCCCGAGTGGCTGCGGACCGCATCGGAGGGCGACTGTGGGACTAA
- a CDS encoding excisionase family DNA-binding protein: protein MSRSLLLTVEEGAKQASISRAKMFALIKAGEVRSIKIGRSRRIPAIALEEYVNRLLQEQSRAAA from the coding sequence GTGTCCAGGTCATTGCTGCTGACTGTCGAAGAAGGCGCCAAGCAAGCGAGTATCAGCCGCGCGAAGATGTTTGCCCTGATCAAGGCGGGCGAGGTGAGGTCCATCAAGATCGGGCGCTCACGTCGGATTCCGGCCATCGCGCTTGAGGAGTACGTCAACCGCCTGCTGCAGGAGCAGAGCCGGGCGGCTGCCTGA